A region of Mesorhizobium sp. M3A.F.Ca.ET.080.04.2.1 DNA encodes the following proteins:
- a CDS encoding FUSC family protein — protein MTWTRLKELAKTPLNGLTQPTRSDWIFALRTVSAGLIALLAAYALKLDHPQWAMMTVFIVAQPVAGMVLAKGFYRLLGTLAGGLAAVGITLLFGTNPWLLVTMLALWIGVCTLVSSLLRNPEAYGAALAGYTAMIISLPAFGQPHLVVDLAVARCAEIVLGIVCAGVTSRLILPKLAADAIISRLKRSILDLAEYAGGAFSGGVPATLAALQRKLITDAQTLAEMRTYARLEAPSFATRAHPVRRTIGQLLWALSAARALHTHAAPKNAALIPVRSELKALVGELAATDALDDTARWVARLDAIAAKALETPTTPADPGEDRVGTITRLTIAADFAQALSQVMRGLDALRSPVAKPSRGRRQPALVVHRDYHAAWRNAVRAALATLLVTAFWLTTKWSEAAGTVILVAVVSSLFASRPDPVQSAWGFFTGTVLALPFAFLVGQIALPALPGFGWFALFVVPIMVPAALGMATPRHVGVATAFAINFLAFLSPHQSMTYNPGPFLAGSASILVGILIAIGVFIAVLPADPWGTVERILQAMREDLARLCLHERIPRRSAFESLAYDRINQLMPQLQRTGRKGDPILGGSIAAVTIGLEVLRLRQAQANAAVPHETVESIGTFLRGLARELLFRRQGEPQTAIIAVARQYAAGIADRSDRPEMLQAAASLRIIAAAMEDYPDFFAKPIPGKT, from the coding sequence GTGACCTGGACGCGGCTGAAAGAGCTTGCCAAGACACCGCTCAACGGACTGACGCAGCCCACGCGCTCGGACTGGATCTTTGCCCTGCGCACGGTTTCGGCAGGGCTGATCGCGCTGCTTGCCGCCTACGCCCTCAAGCTCGACCATCCGCAATGGGCGATGATGACGGTGTTCATCGTCGCGCAGCCCGTAGCCGGCATGGTGCTGGCGAAAGGCTTCTATAGGCTGCTCGGCACGCTGGCCGGCGGCCTTGCCGCCGTCGGCATCACGTTGCTGTTCGGCACCAATCCCTGGCTGCTGGTGACGATGCTGGCGCTTTGGATCGGCGTCTGCACGCTCGTCTCGTCCCTGCTGCGCAATCCGGAGGCCTATGGCGCCGCCCTTGCCGGCTATACGGCCATGATCATCAGCTTGCCGGCCTTTGGGCAGCCGCATCTCGTCGTCGATCTCGCCGTCGCCCGCTGCGCCGAAATCGTGCTGGGCATCGTCTGCGCCGGCGTCACCAGCCGTCTGATTCTGCCGAAGCTGGCGGCCGACGCCATCATATCCAGGCTGAAGCGCAGCATCCTCGATCTTGCCGAGTATGCGGGAGGCGCGTTTTCGGGCGGCGTTCCAGCAACCCTCGCCGCCCTGCAGCGCAAGCTGATCACCGATGCCCAGACGCTCGCCGAGATGCGCACCTATGCGCGGCTGGAGGCGCCAAGCTTCGCCACGCGCGCCCATCCGGTGCGGCGCACCATCGGCCAGCTTCTGTGGGCACTCTCCGCGGCCCGCGCGCTGCATACACATGCCGCGCCGAAGAACGCCGCGCTCATCCCTGTGCGCAGCGAGTTGAAGGCCTTGGTCGGCGAACTGGCGGCGACGGACGCGCTCGACGACACCGCCCGTTGGGTGGCGCGGCTCGATGCGATCGCGGCCAAGGCGCTGGAGACGCCCACCACGCCTGCCGATCCCGGCGAAGACAGGGTCGGCACCATCACCCGCCTCACCATCGCCGCCGATTTCGCCCAGGCGCTAAGCCAGGTGATGCGTGGGCTGGACGCGCTTCGCTCTCCCGTCGCCAAGCCTTCCCGCGGGCGGCGGCAGCCGGCGCTGGTGGTGCACCGTGACTATCACGCCGCCTGGCGCAATGCCGTGCGCGCCGCCCTCGCCACGCTTCTGGTGACTGCCTTTTGGCTGACGACCAAATGGTCGGAAGCCGCCGGCACCGTCATTCTCGTTGCCGTCGTCTCGAGCCTGTTCGCGTCGCGTCCCGATCCGGTCCAGTCGGCCTGGGGCTTCTTCACCGGAACGGTGCTGGCGTTGCCCTTTGCCTTTCTCGTCGGTCAGATCGCCCTGCCGGCGCTGCCCGGCTTTGGTTGGTTCGCGCTCTTCGTGGTGCCGATCATGGTGCCGGCCGCGCTCGGCATGGCCACTCCGCGCCATGTCGGCGTCGCCACCGCCTTCGCCATCAACTTCCTCGCCTTCCTCAGCCCACATCAGTCGATGACGTACAACCCCGGCCCGTTCCTCGCCGGATCGGCCTCGATCCTGGTCGGCATCCTGATTGCCATCGGCGTCTTCATCGCCGTGCTGCCGGCCGACCCTTGGGGCACCGTGGAGCGCATCTTGCAGGCGATGCGCGAGGACCTGGCGCGCCTTTGCCTGCATGAGCGCATTCCCCGGCGTTCGGCCTTCGAAAGCCTTGCCTACGATCGGATCAACCAGTTGATGCCACAACTGCAGCGAACCGGCCGAAAAGGCGATCCGATTTTGGGCGGCAGCATCGCAGCCGTCACCATCGGGCTGGAAGTGCTGCGGCTGCGCCAAGCGCAAGCGAACGCCGCGGTGCCGCACGAAACGGTCGAATCCATCGGCACCTTCCTGCGCGGTCTGGCGCGCGAACTGCTGTTCAGGCGGCAAGGCGAGCCGCAGACTGCGATCATAGCCGTGGCAAGGCAGTACGCGGCCGGCATCGCCGATCGCAGCGACCGGCCCGAAATGCTGCAGGCCGCGGCCTCGCTGCGCATTATCGCCGCGGCGATGGAGGACTATCCGGACTTCTTCGCCAAACCAATCCCGGGAAAAACGTGA
- the parE gene encoding DNA topoisomerase IV subunit B, with protein sequence MDDTSDLFGNREKQPQQVRAPSRPADPLVQAAKRSSAARDSSDSYSAADIEVLEGLEPVRRRPGMYIGGTDDKAMHHLFAEVIDNSMDEAVAGHATFIDVELSADGFLTVTDNGRGIPVDPHPKFKKPALEVIMTTLHSGGKFDSKVYETSGGLHGVGVSVVNALSDHLEVEVARGRQLYRQRFSRGIPVSGLEQLGEVHNRRGTRIRFHPDEQIFGRGAAFEPARLYRMTRSKAYLFGGVEIRWTCDPSLIKEKDQTPAKAEFHFPGGLKDYLKATLGDEFQVTREVFAGKSDKQGGHGSLEWAVTWFGGDGFLNSYCNTIPTAEGGTHEAGFRNVLTRGLRAYADLIGNKRASIITSEDVMISAAGMLSVFIREPEFVGQTKDRLATIEAMRIVETAIRDPFDHWLADNPQEGSKLLEWVIARADERVRRRQEKEVSRKTAVRKLRLPGKLADCTQNAAAGAELFIVEGDSAGGSAKQARDRASQAVLPLRGKILNVASAGNDKLAANQQISDLIQALGCGTRSKYRDEDLRYDRVIIMTDADVDGAHIASLLITFFFQEMPNLVRGGHLYMAVPPLYSIRQGGKVAYARDDAHKDELLRSEFTGRGKVEIGRFKGLGEMMASQLKETTMDPRKRTLLRVDVIDAEDATKDAVDALMGTKPEARFRFIQERAEFAETDVLDI encoded by the coding sequence ATGGACGACACCAGCGATCTTTTCGGCAATCGTGAGAAGCAGCCGCAGCAGGTGCGGGCGCCGTCGCGCCCGGCCGATCCGCTGGTGCAGGCCGCCAAGCGTTCGAGCGCCGCCCGCGACAGCAGCGACAGCTACAGCGCCGCCGATATCGAGGTGCTGGAGGGCTTGGAGCCCGTCCGCCGGCGGCCCGGCATGTATATCGGCGGCACTGACGACAAGGCGATGCACCACCTGTTCGCCGAAGTCATTGACAATTCGATGGACGAGGCGGTTGCCGGCCACGCCACCTTCATCGACGTCGAGCTGTCGGCCGACGGCTTCCTGACAGTCACCGACAATGGCCGCGGCATCCCGGTCGATCCGCACCCGAAATTCAAGAAGCCGGCGCTCGAAGTCATCATGACGACGCTGCATTCGGGCGGCAAGTTCGACTCCAAGGTCTATGAGACCTCCGGCGGCCTGCACGGCGTCGGCGTCTCCGTGGTCAACGCGCTGTCGGATCACCTCGAGGTTGAGGTCGCGCGCGGCCGTCAGCTCTATCGCCAGCGCTTCTCGCGCGGCATTCCGGTGAGCGGGCTGGAGCAGCTCGGCGAGGTGCACAACCGGCGCGGCACCAGGATCCGCTTCCATCCCGACGAGCAGATCTTCGGCAGGGGCGCCGCCTTCGAGCCGGCGCGCCTTTACCGCATGACGCGCTCGAAAGCCTATCTGTTCGGCGGCGTCGAGATCCGCTGGACCTGCGACCCGTCGCTGATCAAGGAAAAGGATCAGACGCCGGCCAAGGCAGAGTTCCATTTTCCCGGCGGCCTGAAGGACTATCTCAAGGCGACGCTGGGCGACGAGTTCCAGGTCACGCGTGAGGTTTTCGCCGGAAAAAGCGACAAGCAGGGCGGCCACGGCTCGCTGGAATGGGCGGTGACCTGGTTCGGCGGCGACGGCTTCCTCAACTCATACTGCAACACCATCCCGACCGCCGAAGGCGGCACGCACGAGGCCGGCTTCCGCAATGTGCTGACGCGCGGCCTGCGCGCCTATGCCGACCTCATCGGCAACAAGCGCGCCTCGATCATCACGTCGGAAGACGTCATGATCTCGGCGGCCGGCATGCTGTCGGTGTTCATCCGCGAGCCGGAGTTCGTCGGCCAGACCAAGGACAGGCTGGCGACGATCGAAGCGATGCGCATCGTCGAGACCGCGATCCGCGACCCGTTCGACCATTGGCTGGCCGACAATCCGCAGGAAGGCTCCAAGCTTCTGGAGTGGGTGATCGCTCGCGCCGACGAGCGCGTGCGCCGTCGCCAGGAAAAGGAAGTTTCGCGCAAGACCGCTGTGCGCAAGCTGCGCCTGCCGGGCAAGCTCGCCGACTGCACCCAGAATGCCGCCGCCGGTGCCGAACTGTTCATCGTCGAAGGCGACTCGGCCGGCGGTTCCGCCAAGCAGGCACGCGACCGCGCCAGCCAGGCAGTGCTGCCGCTGCGCGGCAAGATCCTCAATGTCGCCAGCGCCGGCAACGACAAGCTTGCCGCCAACCAGCAGATCTCGGATCTGATCCAGGCGCTCGGCTGCGGCACGCGTTCGAAGTATCGCGACGAAGACCTGCGCTACGACCGCGTCATCATCATGACCGACGCCGACGTCGACGGCGCGCACATAGCCTCGCTCCTGATCACCTTCTTCTTTCAGGAAATGCCGAATCTCGTTCGCGGCGGCCATCTCTACATGGCGGTGCCGCCGCTCTATTCGATCCGGCAGGGCGGCAAGGTCGCCTATGCGCGCGACGATGCGCACAAGGACGAACTGCTGCGCAGCGAATTTACCGGGCGCGGCAAGGTGGAGATCGGCCGCTTCAAGGGCCTGGGCGAGATGATGGCCTCGCAGCTCAAGGAAACAACCATGGACCCGAGAAAGCGCACGCTGCTCAGGGTCGATGTGATCGATGCCGAGGACGCGACCAAGGACGCCGTCGACGCGCTGATGGGCACCAAGCCCGAGGCGCGCTTCCGCTTCATCCAGGAACGCGCCGAGTTCGCCGAGACGGACGTGCTGGATATCTGA
- the cpaB gene encoding Flp pilus assembly protein CpaB — MIGIAAVFGAISIFAADFWVKSQAKAQSEVRVVSVPSPQEPKVEFKTIVVASAPLRYGMELGRSQLTEIPWPQDSLPQGAFPTIDKLLADGSRVVLSPMEVNEPVLLAKLSGPNGRATLSNMLSPGMRAVTIRTDEIAGVGGFITPGDRVDVVLTRDAGEIQEVAKNAQGAAGSTVTSEIVVSDAKVLSVGQGADERKTEPKVANSVTIEVTNEGAQKVALARTVGSLSLSLRSAADASASNSEITTISSFGGSVAAKAQTAAGSVIDAVVKEPEKPTFRTIIVTRGTKAEEYKVPARQAEEYEVPSKEQEQ, encoded by the coding sequence ATGATCGGTATCGCCGCCGTGTTCGGCGCGATCTCGATCTTTGCCGCGGACTTCTGGGTCAAAAGCCAGGCAAAAGCCCAGTCCGAGGTCAGGGTGGTCTCCGTGCCATCGCCACAGGAACCCAAGGTCGAATTCAAGACCATCGTGGTGGCGAGCGCGCCGCTGCGCTACGGCATGGAACTCGGCCGATCCCAGCTCACCGAGATCCCGTGGCCGCAGGATTCCCTGCCGCAGGGCGCCTTTCCCACCATCGACAAGCTGCTAGCCGATGGCAGCCGCGTGGTTCTGTCGCCGATGGAAGTCAACGAGCCGGTGCTGCTCGCCAAACTGTCAGGGCCGAATGGGCGCGCGACGCTTTCCAACATGCTCTCGCCAGGGATGCGGGCCGTCACCATCCGCACGGACGAAATCGCAGGCGTCGGCGGCTTCATCACGCCTGGCGACCGGGTCGATGTCGTGCTGACCCGCGATGCCGGGGAAATCCAGGAAGTGGCCAAGAATGCACAGGGGGCGGCCGGATCCACGGTCACCTCCGAGATCGTCGTCTCCGACGCCAAGGTGCTTTCGGTCGGGCAGGGCGCTGACGAGCGCAAGACCGAGCCGAAGGTCGCCAATTCGGTGACCATCGAAGTGACCAATGAAGGGGCGCAAAAGGTGGCGCTGGCGCGCACCGTCGGCTCATTGTCGCTGTCCTTGCGATCCGCCGCCGACGCGAGCGCCAGCAACAGCGAGATCACCACCATCTCCTCCTTCGGCGGCTCGGTGGCGGCCAAGGCGCAGACTGCGGCCGGTTCCGTGATCGATGCCGTGGTGAAGGAGCCGGAGAAGCCGACGTTCCGCACGATCATCGTCACGCGCGGCACGAAGGCCGAGGAATACAAGGTTCCTGCCAGGCAAGCCGAGGAATACGAGGTTCCTTCCAAGGAACAAGAACAATAG